The following proteins are encoded in a genomic region of Pelagicoccus enzymogenes:
- a CDS encoding 3-keto-disaccharide hydrolase, translated as MKIRSLPLAAAAIALSSIANADDGWTYLFQDTDLNEFYFDFVEETEPEDVFEIKSDGTLSIKGEGKPEGYIQTLDEYENYEIKFEYRWPAKPGKSGIQIHSTSDTAHGVWPESIEIQLEPERSGDFWVLNTTIDVEEEQMPSKSAERNRRIRLTPKPEPRDYGKPKKKLEKEPDQWNAMHIVAEGDTIKVYLNEKLVNVAKNASVSSGFITIQAEESDLDIRNFRIREL; from the coding sequence ATGAAAATACGAAGCCTACCTCTCGCCGCAGCCGCTATCGCCCTCTCCAGCATCGCCAACGCCGACGACGGCTGGACTTACCTTTTCCAAGATACCGATCTCAATGAGTTCTATTTCGATTTCGTAGAGGAAACCGAACCCGAGGACGTCTTCGAAATAAAATCCGACGGAACGCTCTCTATCAAGGGGGAAGGTAAGCCGGAAGGTTACATTCAAACCTTGGACGAGTACGAAAACTACGAAATCAAGTTCGAATACCGTTGGCCTGCTAAGCCAGGGAAAAGCGGTATCCAAATTCACAGTACGTCCGACACCGCTCACGGCGTGTGGCCCGAGAGCATTGAAATACAGCTGGAGCCGGAGCGATCCGGCGACTTCTGGGTACTGAATACGACAATCGACGTCGAAGAAGAGCAAATGCCAAGCAAGTCCGCCGAACGCAACCGACGCATTCGCCTCACCCCCAAGCCCGAACCGCGAGACTACGGAAAGCCTAAGAAAAAGCTCGAGAAAGAGCCCGACCAATGGAACGCCATGCACATCGTTGCGGAAGGAGACACGATCAAAGTCTACCTCAACGAAAAGTTGGTAAACGTGGCCAAGAACGCATCCGTGAGCTCCGGATTCATCACCATCCAAGCCGAGGAGTCCGACCTCGATATTCGCAACTTCCGCATCCGGGAGCTCTAG
- a CDS encoding dienelactone hydrolase family protein, with protein sequence MKRKKASDFDQGLLDLFDQYVHGLVDRRFFVKEASKYAIGGLTVAGILDSLSPNYAWAQQVDPADESLEAGYETYSSPEGNGEMRGYLVRPKAAKGKLPGVLVVHENRGLNPYVEDVVRRLAKAGYVAFGPDALWPLGGYPGTDDEGRVMQRKLDRGLIVKDFIAGARHLAGHHSCNGNIGVVGFCFGGWMSNRLAVHLPDLIKAAVPYYGGQPTAEETARIKAAIQLHYGGLDERVNAGWPAYEAALQANGVDYEAYFYEGANHGFHNDTTPRFDEEAAALAWERTLAFFAKHLERA encoded by the coding sequence ATGAAACGTAAAAAAGCGTCCGACTTCGACCAAGGCCTCCTCGATCTTTTCGACCAATACGTACACGGGCTGGTCGATCGCCGCTTTTTCGTCAAGGAAGCCAGCAAGTACGCGATCGGAGGTCTGACGGTAGCTGGAATACTGGACAGCTTGAGCCCGAATTACGCTTGGGCCCAACAGGTCGATCCGGCGGACGAGTCCTTGGAGGCTGGATACGAGACCTATTCCTCGCCCGAGGGGAACGGTGAAATGCGTGGCTATTTGGTGCGGCCCAAAGCGGCGAAAGGCAAGCTGCCCGGCGTTTTAGTGGTGCATGAGAACCGCGGCTTAAATCCGTACGTGGAGGATGTGGTACGGCGTTTGGCGAAGGCGGGGTACGTGGCGTTCGGGCCAGACGCGCTCTGGCCGCTGGGCGGATATCCAGGAACGGATGACGAAGGCCGCGTCATGCAGCGTAAGCTCGATCGCGGCCTTATCGTCAAGGATTTCATAGCGGGAGCGCGCCATCTAGCGGGGCATCACAGCTGCAACGGAAACATTGGGGTAGTTGGCTTTTGTTTTGGCGGCTGGATGTCGAATCGGCTCGCTGTGCATTTGCCGGATTTGATCAAAGCGGCCGTACCTTATTATGGCGGCCAGCCTACGGCGGAGGAGACGGCTCGCATCAAGGCAGCCATCCAGCTGCATTACGGGGGATTGGACGAGCGAGTCAATGCGGGCTGGCCGGCTTATGAAGCGGCGCTCCAGGCCAACGGGGTGGACTACGAAGCCTACTTTTATGAAGGGGCAAATCATGGTTTCCACAACGATACGACTCCGCGTTTCGATGAGGAAGCCGCCGCCTTGGCATGGGAACGCACGCTCGCATTTTTTGCCAAGCATTTGGAGCGCGCTTGA
- the aroB gene encoding 3-dehydroquinate synthase: MSTKQVIVETSLSSYPIHVGRSLGSKLLGEIEELMAKGARIAAVTDSNVRMAQAAWFDSLGDRVPVLTVPAGETSKSVSQFGEVLDFLAASKLDRGGVVLAVGGGVVGDLAGYAAASYLRGVRFIQVPTTLLAMVDSSVGGKTGINISAGKNLVGAFHQPIAVYSDIEMLKTMPPREFASGMAEVIKHGMLQDAALLDLLEANPIVGPEDERLESVVEWNCKIKASVVNADEKETAASGGRALLNLGHTFGHAIENVAGYGEYLHGEAIGVGLVAAALLSESLGFIAADDVARIRKVVSEHNLPTELREALPIARLMAAMRLDKKVKAGVIRFVIMKRIGQAATIESADMALIEEIWRQCGAS, translated from the coding sequence GTGTCCACAAAACAGGTAATCGTAGAAACTTCCCTATCCAGCTATCCGATTCACGTCGGTCGTTCCCTTGGCTCGAAGTTGCTCGGGGAAATTGAGGAACTGATGGCCAAGGGCGCTCGCATCGCCGCGGTCACCGACAGCAATGTGCGCATGGCGCAAGCTGCGTGGTTTGATTCTTTGGGCGATCGTGTTCCGGTGCTGACCGTGCCTGCGGGCGAGACGAGCAAGAGCGTATCGCAATTCGGGGAGGTGCTCGATTTTTTAGCTGCCAGCAAGCTGGATCGAGGCGGCGTGGTTTTAGCGGTTGGCGGTGGAGTCGTGGGAGATCTCGCTGGATACGCGGCCGCGTCCTACTTGAGAGGGGTGCGTTTTATCCAAGTGCCGACCACGCTGTTGGCCATGGTTGACAGTTCGGTGGGAGGAAAAACCGGGATCAACATTTCCGCCGGCAAGAATCTCGTAGGGGCGTTCCATCAGCCTATCGCGGTGTATTCAGATATCGAGATGCTCAAGACCATGCCGCCGCGCGAGTTTGCCTCTGGAATGGCGGAGGTGATCAAGCACGGGATGCTGCAGGACGCAGCCCTCCTCGATCTGTTGGAAGCGAATCCGATTGTAGGGCCGGAAGACGAACGCCTGGAGTCGGTGGTCGAGTGGAATTGCAAGATCAAGGCATCAGTCGTTAACGCTGACGAGAAGGAGACGGCGGCCAGCGGAGGACGAGCCCTTTTGAATCTCGGTCACACCTTTGGTCATGCTATCGAAAACGTGGCGGGATATGGCGAGTACCTGCACGGCGAAGCGATCGGGGTCGGCCTCGTTGCGGCAGCCCTCTTGAGCGAGAGCCTAGGGTTTATCGCCGCGGATGACGTTGCGCGTATCCGAAAAGTGGTTTCAGAGCACAACTTGCCCACCGAGTTGAGGGAGGCTTTGCCTATCGCAAGGCTCATGGCCGCGATGCGCTTGGACAAGAAGGTGAAGGCGGGAGTAATTCGCTTTGTAATTATGAAGCGTATTGGCCAAGCTGCGACAATCGAGTCTGCCGACATGGCCCTGATTGAAGAGATTTGGCGTCAGTGCGGAGCCTCTTGA